The window tcatttagctattgcaattcttttcctgatcgctggtcatatgtatagaacCAACTGGGGCATTGGTCATAGCATTAAAGACATTTTAGAGGCTCATAAAGGTCCATTTACAGGCCAGGGCCATAAAGGACTCTATGAAATCCTAACAACGTCGTGGCATGCTCAATTATCTCTTAACCTGGCTATGTTAGGCTCTTTAACCATTATTGTAGCTCACCATATGTATTCCATGCCTCCCTATCCATACCTAGCTATTGACTATGGTACACAACTTTCGTTGTTCACACATCACATGTGGATCGGTGGGTTTCTCATAGTTGGTGCTGCTGCACATGCAGCAATTTTTATGGTAAGAGATTACGATCCAACTACTCGATACAACGATCTATTAGATCGTGTCCTTAGACACCGCGATGCAATCATATCACATCTTAACTGGGCATGTATATTTCTGGGTTTTCACAGTTTTGGCTTGTATATTCATAATGATACCATGAGCGCTTTAGGGCGTCCACAAGATATGTTTTCAGATACCGCTATACAATTACAACCCATCTTTGCTCAATGGGTACAAAACACCCATGCTTTAGCACCCGGCATAACAGCTCCTGGTGCAACAGCAAGTACCAGCTTAACTTGGGGAGGTGGTGAGTTGGTAGCAGTAGGCGGCAAAGTAGCTTTGTTACCTATTCCATTAGGAACCGCAGACTTCTTAGTCCATCATATTCATGCATTTACGATCCACGTGACTGTATTGATACTACTGAAAGGTGTTCTATTTGCTCGCAGTTCCCGTTTGATACCTGATAAAGCAAATCTTGGTTTTCGTTTTCCTTGTGATGGACCTGGAAGAGGGGGGACATGTCAAGTATCTGCCTGGGATCATGTCTTCTTAGGTCTATTCTGGATGTACAATGCGATTTCCGTAGTTATTTTCCATTTCAGTTGGAAAATGCAGTCGGATGTTTGGGGTACTATAAGTGATCAAGGGGTAGTAACTCATATTACAGGAGGAAACTTTGCGCAGAGTTCCATTACTATTAATGGGTGGCTTCGAGATTTCTTATGGGCACAGGCATCTCAGGTAATTCAGTCTTATGGTTCTTCATTATCTGCATATGGTCTCTTTTTC of the Musa acuminata AAA Group cultivar baxijiao unplaced genomic scaffold, Cavendish_Baxijiao_AAA HiC_scaffold_562, whole genome shotgun sequence genome contains:
- the LOC135661654 gene encoding photosystem I P700 chlorophyll a apoprotein A1, with amino-acid sequence MIIRSPEPEVKIVVDRDPIKTSFEEWARPGHFSRTIAKGPDTTTWIWNLHADAHDFDSHTSDLEEISRKVFSAHFGQLSIIFLWLSGMYFHGARFSNYEAWLSDPTHIAPSAQVVWPIVGQEILNGDVGGGFRGIQITSGFFQIWRASGITSELQLYCTAIGALVFASLMLFAGWFHYHKAAPKLAWFQDVESMLNHHLAGLLGLGSLSWAGHQIHVSLPINQFLDAGVDPKEIPLPHEFILNRDLLAQLYPSFAEGATPFFTLNWSKYAEFLTFRGGLDPITGGLWLTDIAHHHLAIAILFLIAGHMYRTNWGIGHSIKDILEAHKGPFTGQGHKGLYEILTTSWHAQLSLNLAMLGSLTIIVAHHMYSMPPYPYLAIDYGTQLSLFTHHMWIGGFLIVGAAAHAAIFMVRDYDPTTRYNDLLDRVLRHRDAIISHLNWACIFLGFHSFGLYIHNDTMSALGRPQDMFSDTAIQLQPIFAQWVQNTHALAPGITAPGATASTSLTWGGGELVAVGGKVALLPIPLGTADFLVHHIHAFTIHVTVLILLKGVLFARSSRLIPDKANLGFRFPCDGPGRGGTCQVSAWDHVFLGLFWMYNAISVVIFHFSWKMQSDVWGTISDQGVVTHITGGNFAQSSITINGWLRDFLWAQASQVIQSYGSSLSAYGLFFLGAHFVWAFSLMFLFSGRGYWQELIESIVWAHNKLKVAPATQPRALSIVQGRAVGVTHYLLGGIATTWAFFLARIIAVG